A DNA window from Carnobacterium funditum DSM 5970 contains the following coding sequences:
- the rbsD gene encoding D-ribose pyranase — MKKNGTLNSEIAKILADLGHTDQIVIADAGLPIPAGVKKIDLALTLNDPPFQKLLDILIEEMVIEEVILASEIKLANPEQLKLIEDKLPKERIHYISHEQFKKKTTHTQAIIRTGEATPYSNIILQSGVLF; from the coding sequence ATGAAAAAGAATGGCACATTAAATAGCGAGATTGCTAAAATATTAGCTGATTTAGGTCATACAGATCAAATTGTGATTGCGGATGCAGGATTGCCAATACCGGCAGGAGTGAAGAAAATTGATTTAGCTTTAACGTTAAATGACCCTCCTTTCCAAAAACTATTAGATATCTTAATCGAAGAAATGGTCATTGAAGAAGTCATTTTAGCAAGTGAAATCAAGTTAGCAAACCCAGAACAGTTGAAATTGATTGAAGATAAATTACCAAAAGAAAGGATACATTATATTAGTCATGAACAATTCAAGAAAAAAACAACTCATACGCAAGCTATTATTAGAACAGGCGAAGCGACACCCTATTCCAATATTATCTTACAATCGGGAGTGCTATTCTAG
- the rbsK gene encoding ribokinase → MSKITVVGSLSTDFVVSATKRPEVGETIVGDGFTTTFGGKGANQAVATARLGGQVNMIGTVGSDRFGKEMLINLKNNGINTSNVESVTHLPSGSAHITVVNGDNSIIYIPGANDEITKNQIKKAFPVIHSSDVVIIQNETPLEIIETVIQTCFEKGIKTIYNPAPAKKIERELIEKVSYFTPNESEYKLLFPELSLSEGMKKYPNKLIVTMGSKGVYFNDGEKEVHVSSYKVKPLDTTGAGDTFNGAFGVALTSGLDMIASIRFGNLAAAMSIQKFGAQSGMPTLSEMKESEYYEKEWHIK, encoded by the coding sequence ATGAGCAAAATAACCGTTGTTGGTAGTCTTTCAACAGACTTTGTTGTTAGTGCAACTAAAAGACCTGAGGTGGGTGAAACAATCGTTGGAGATGGTTTTACTACAACATTTGGTGGAAAGGGCGCTAACCAAGCAGTCGCTACTGCCCGATTAGGTGGGCAAGTAAATATGATTGGAACAGTTGGTTCAGATAGATTTGGAAAAGAAATGTTGATTAACTTAAAAAATAATGGAATCAATACGAGCAATGTGGAATCGGTTACACATTTGCCTTCTGGCTCAGCTCACATTACGGTTGTCAATGGAGATAACAGTATCATCTATATTCCAGGAGCTAATGACGAGATAACTAAAAATCAAATAAAAAAAGCTTTCCCGGTTATTCATTCTAGTGATGTTGTGATTATACAAAATGAAACACCTTTAGAAATCATTGAAACTGTTATCCAAACTTGTTTTGAAAAAGGGATTAAAACCATTTATAATCCAGCACCTGCCAAAAAGATTGAGCGAGAATTAATAGAAAAGGTAAGCTATTTCACGCCAAATGAATCAGAATACAAGTTGCTTTTTCCAGAATTGAGTTTATCTGAAGGAATGAAGAAATACCCAAACAAATTAATCGTAACGATGGGATCTAAAGGAGTTTACTTTAATGATGGTGAAAAAGAAGTTCACGTTTCATCGTATAAAGTCAAACCGCTAGATACAACAGGAGCAGGCGATACATTTAACGGAGCTTTTGGCGTAGCGTTGACATCAGGGTTGGATATGATAGCTAGTATACGATTTGGTAATTTAGCTGCAGCGATGTCCATTCAAAAATTTGGTGCTCAAAGTGGCATGCCGACACTATCAGAAATGAAAGAGAGTGAATATTATGAAAAAGAATGGCACATTAAATAG